From one Azospirillum sp. TSH100 genomic stretch:
- a CDS encoding response regulator transcription factor, whose product MRILVIEDAEDLADAVIDSLRGLGHAVDWAADGHQADELLRTETYQLIILDVMLPGPDGQTLLRQLRRRGDRTPVLVTTARSQIDTKIHLLDLGADDYIVKPFDLRELEARCRALLRRSHGMASSQAVFGNLAFDAAGRTVSIDGRPLDLSAREFRLLELFLGNLGRVLTRTALIEQLFDLEQAVTPNAVEMSVSRLRRKLEGASVVIRTVHGVGYVGEKQNAD is encoded by the coding sequence ATGCGGATCTTGGTGATCGAGGATGCCGAGGATCTGGCCGATGCCGTCATAGACAGCCTGCGCGGCCTTGGTCATGCCGTCGATTGGGCGGCGGACGGCCATCAGGCCGACGAGCTCCTGCGCACGGAGACCTACCAGCTCATCATCCTCGACGTCATGCTGCCGGGACCGGACGGGCAGACCCTGCTGCGCCAGCTGCGCCGCCGGGGCGACCGGACGCCGGTGCTGGTCACCACGGCGCGGTCGCAGATCGACACCAAGATCCATCTGCTCGACCTCGGCGCCGACGACTATATCGTGAAGCCTTTCGACCTGCGCGAACTGGAGGCACGGTGCCGTGCCCTGCTGCGCCGTTCCCACGGCATGGCCTCGTCCCAAGCCGTTTTCGGGAATCTGGCGTTCGACGCGGCGGGGCGGACGGTGTCGATCGATGGCCGGCCGCTCGACCTCAGCGCGCGGGAGTTCCGGCTGCTGGAGCTGTTCCTTGGCAATCTGGGGCGCGTGCTGACCAGGACCGCGCTCATCGAACAGCTCTTCGATCTGGAACAGGCGGTGACGCCGAACGCGGTGGAGATGTCGGTCTCCCGCCTGCGGCGCAAGCTGGAGGGCGCCTCGGTGGTGATCCGCACCGTGCATGGCGTCGGCTATGTGGGTGAAAAGCAAAATGCCGACTGA